TGATGCTGATCTTCAACAAGCCTCCCGAGGAAGCCGCCCGCATCATGCTCAACGTGCACCACAACGGCATCGGCGTCTGCGGCGTCTACACTTTCGAGGTGGCCGAAACCAAGGTGGACGCCGTTCACAGCATTGCCCGCGAAAAAGGATTTCCGCTCAAGTGCAGCATGGAGAAAGAATGATGATCAGCAAAGAACTGAGTGCCACATTGGGATTTGCCGTACGCGACGCCAAAAAGCGGCGCCACGAACACGTCTGCCTTGAGCACGTGCTGTTTGCGATACTGCACGACTCCGAGGGCATCGACATCATCGAGAACTGCGGCGGCAACGTCGAAACCCTGAAGACCGAGCTGGAGACGTTTTTCAGGGAGCGCATGGAGCCCGTCGCCGAGGGCACCGAGTACGTCCTGCAGCAGACCATCGGCTTTCAGCGGGTGATCCAGCGGGCGGTCAACCACGCCCGGTCCGCCGAGAAGCCGGAAGTCGTGGTGGGGGACATCCTGGCCTCGATCTTTCAGGAGAAGGACTCCCACGCCGCATTTTTCTTGCAGTCCCAGGGGATTTCGCGCTTGGATGTGCTCGAGTACATCTCCCACAGCCTGACCAAGCCGGCCTTCGATGACGGCCCGCCGCGCTCGTTGAAGCAGGAGCCTGGGGAGCAGAAGAAAAAAACCGACCCGCTGGAGGCTTTTACCGTCGATCTGGTGCAGCGGGCCGCCGAGGGTAAAATCGATCCCCTGATCGGCCGTGAGCTGGAGCTCGAGCGCACGCTGCAGGTGCTCTGCCGCCGGCGCAAGAACAACCCGGTCTTTGTGGGCGACCCCGGCGTGGGCAAGACCGCCATGGCCGAGGGGCTGGCCACCCGGATCTTCGAGGGCCGCGTCCCCGAACTGCTCAAAGATGTCCGCATCTACTCTCTGGACCTGGGCGGGATGCTGGCCGGCACCAAGTTCCGCGGGGATTTCGAGCAGCGCCTGAAAGGGGTCCTGGCCGCCCTGCAGAAGGAAAAGGACGCCATCCTCTTCATCGACGAGATTCACACCATCGTCGGCGCCGGGGCCACCAGCAGCGGCTCCATGGACGCTTCCAACATTCTCAAGCCGGCCCTTTCAACCGGGGAGCTGCGCTGCATTGGCTCCACCACCTACGAGGAGTACAAAAACCACTTCGAGAAGGACCGCGCCCTGTCGCGGCGCTTTGAAAAAATCGAGATCGCCGAACCCTCGGTGCCCGAAACCGTCCAGATCCTGCGCGGGTTGAAGTCGGTTTACGAGGAGCACCACGGGTTCGTTTACACCGATGCCGCCATCAAGGCCGCCGCCGAGCTTTCGGCCAAGCACATCAACGACCGCTACCTGCCCGACAAGGCCATCGACGTGATCGACGAGGCCGGCGCCTTCATCCGCTTGAGCGGCAGCCCCAACCGCCGCAAGATCCACACCGCCGACATCGAAAAAATCGTCGCCAAGATGGCGCGGATCCCCACCCGCAGCATCTCGGCTTCCGACAAGGGCAAGCTGGAGAACCTGGAGGCGCGGATCCAGGGGGTGGTCTTCGGCCAGGACGATGCCATCCGCTCCCTGGTGACGGCCATCAAACGCTCACGGGCCGGGCTGCGCACCCCGGGCAAACCGGTGGGCTCCTTCCTGTTCACCGGCCCCACCGGTGTGGGCAAGACGGAGGTCGCGCGCCAGGTGGCCGCCAAGCTGGGGGTGCACTTCATGCGCTTCGACATGAGCGAGTACATGGAAAAGCACACGGTGGCGCGCCTGATCGGCGCCCCCCCGGGTTATATCGGCTTTGACCAGGGCGGCCTGCTGACCGACGGTATCCGCAAACACCCTTACAGCGTCCTGTTGCTGGACGAAATCGAAAAGGCCCACCCGGACCTGTTCAACATCCTGCTGCAGGTCCTGGACTACGCCACCCTGACCGACAACAACGGCAAGAAGGCCGACTTCCGCAACGTGATCGTCATCATGACCTCCAATGCCGGCGCCCGCGAGATGA
The Desulfobacteraceae bacterium genome window above contains:
- the clpS gene encoding ATP-dependent Clp protease adapter ClpS, producing the protein MSASNPEMEEGVATESREEVTEPPLYKVLLHNDNYTTMEFVVEILMLIFNKPPEEAARIMLNVHHNGIGVCGVYTFEVAETKVDAVHSIAREKGFPLKCSMEKE
- the clpA gene encoding ATP-dependent Clp protease ATP-binding subunit ClpA, with protein sequence MISKELSATLGFAVRDAKKRRHEHVCLEHVLFAILHDSEGIDIIENCGGNVETLKTELETFFRERMEPVAEGTEYVLQQTIGFQRVIQRAVNHARSAEKPEVVVGDILASIFQEKDSHAAFFLQSQGISRLDVLEYISHSLTKPAFDDGPPRSLKQEPGEQKKKTDPLEAFTVDLVQRAAEGKIDPLIGRELELERTLQVLCRRRKNNPVFVGDPGVGKTAMAEGLATRIFEGRVPELLKDVRIYSLDLGGMLAGTKFRGDFEQRLKGVLAALQKEKDAILFIDEIHTIVGAGATSSGSMDASNILKPALSTGELRCIGSTTYEEYKNHFEKDRALSRRFEKIEIAEPSVPETVQILRGLKSVYEEHHGFVYTDAAIKAAAELSAKHINDRYLPDKAIDVIDEAGAFIRLSGSPNRRKIHTADIEKIVAKMARIPTRSISASDKGKLENLEARIQGVVFGQDDAIRSLVTAIKRSRAGLRTPGKPVGSFLFTGPTGVGKTEVARQVAAKLGVHFMRFDMSEYMEKHTVARLIGAPPGYIGFDQGGLLTDGIRKHPYSVLLLDEIEKAHPDLFNILLQVLDYATLTDNNGKKADFRNVIVIMTSNAGAREMSARTIGFGEDKKDTANKGHKAIERYFSPEFRNRLDGIINFNALTVAVMERIVDKFIDEVNGQLLTRKVALTLSDEARTWLAKKGYDPIYGARPLARLIQTEIKDALADEILFGRLAKGGGVLVEIEKDHPSFVFS